A DNA window from Rhizobium sp. NXC14 contains the following coding sequences:
- a CDS encoding amidohydrolase family protein, producing MDFDLVLQGTVVLPDRIVEAGYVAVHAGKIAEVGLGVPPAARERHLLGRALILPGAIDAQVHSLSQKDQEDFVWSTRSAAAGGVTTIVDMPYDEGNLVCSAAAVKRKIDHAAPQARVDFALYGTIDPQEGPARIPEMVEAGVAAFKFSTFGTDPKRFPRIPPALLDACFAAIAPTGLTAGVHNEDDEAVRSYMEQVKASGITDWRAHGLSRPAITELLAMHTIFETGANTGCPAHVVHCSLGRGYDIARAYRRDGFAATVECCIHYLTLDEENDVRRLGGKAKINPPVRRRAEVERLWRKVAKGDVWLVSTDHVSWSENRKTDPDMLANASGVPGLDVMVPLFVKGALERGIPLTWAARLMAENPAKHFRLDHIKGALTPGKDADITLLEPRESIYDASASGNNVVGWSPYNGIRLPWTVSATYLRGEKIAEGGKVLASPGTGRFVRPPPRQVISGAAT from the coding sequence ATGGACTTCGATCTCGTTCTGCAGGGCACGGTGGTGCTGCCGGACCGCATCGTCGAAGCGGGTTATGTCGCCGTGCACGCCGGCAAGATCGCCGAAGTCGGCCTCGGCGTCCCGCCTGCGGCGCGCGAACGGCATCTGCTCGGAAGAGCGTTGATCCTGCCCGGCGCCATCGACGCGCAGGTGCATTCGCTTTCCCAGAAGGATCAGGAGGATTTCGTCTGGTCGACGCGGTCGGCAGCGGCCGGCGGCGTGACGACGATCGTCGACATGCCTTACGACGAGGGCAATCTCGTCTGCTCGGCGGCGGCGGTCAAGCGGAAGATCGACCATGCCGCGCCGCAGGCGCGCGTCGATTTCGCGCTCTACGGCACCATCGATCCGCAAGAAGGCCCGGCGCGAATCCCGGAGATGGTCGAGGCCGGCGTCGCCGCCTTCAAATTTTCGACCTTCGGCACCGATCCCAAACGTTTTCCGCGCATTCCCCCCGCCCTGTTGGACGCCTGCTTTGCGGCGATCGCGCCGACCGGGCTCACGGCAGGTGTGCATAATGAGGATGACGAGGCGGTGCGCAGCTATATGGAGCAGGTAAAGGCAAGCGGCATCACCGACTGGCGGGCGCACGGCCTATCTCGGCCGGCGATTACCGAATTGCTGGCGATGCACACGATCTTCGAGACCGGGGCCAATACCGGCTGCCCCGCACACGTTGTGCACTGCTCGCTCGGGCGCGGCTACGACATCGCCCGCGCCTATCGCCGTGATGGTTTTGCCGCGACAGTCGAATGCTGCATCCATTACCTGACGCTCGACGAGGAAAACGATGTGAGGCGCCTCGGCGGCAAGGCGAAGATCAACCCGCCGGTGCGGCGGCGCGCCGAGGTGGAGAGGCTCTGGCGGAAGGTGGCCAAAGGCGATGTCTGGTTGGTCTCGACCGATCACGTCAGCTGGTCGGAGAACCGCAAGACCGATCCCGACATGCTCGCCAATGCATCCGGTGTTCCCGGTCTCGATGTGATGGTGCCGCTTTTCGTCAAAGGCGCTCTCGAGCGCGGCATTCCCCTTACCTGGGCCGCGCGGCTGATGGCCGAAAATCCGGCGAAGCATTTCCGGCTCGACCATATCAAGGGAGCGCTGACACCAGGCAAGGACGCCGACATCACCTTGCTGGAGCCGCGCGAAAGCATCTACGATGCGTCTGCGAGCGGCAACAACGTCGTCGGCTGGAGCCCCTATAATGGCATTCGCCTGCCCTGGACCGTCTCCGCCACCTATCTGCGCGGCGAAAAGATCGCCGAGGGCGGCAAGGTGCTGGCCTCGCCCGGCACCGGCCGGTTCGTCCGGCCGCCGCCGCGCCAGGTCATTTCGGGAGCCGCCACATGA
- a CDS encoding aromatic amino acid lyase, whose amino-acid sequence MQHERLGIELSGRPLGFAEMVTIGAGKARISASPTGMARIAIAREIVEDAIAAGTPVYGSTTGVGAMKDVEWSADELDTFNLGLVRAHHFGTGTPFSCNVVRNAMAIRINTALTGQVGCTPELIEAYITMLEADLIPVVRRTGSIGCADIGLMGQIGAVLTGVGEAVYRGSRMQAADAFRAAGLQPVRMAPRDSLASLSINAVSFAAAAETTRNAAASIRILLSTGMMASGALGASRDPWKAVRHVGTAREALIGAWLCNASDEWDWPVATHVQDPLSLRMIAQVFGAVIENLLSTGHKILAATGRSDDNPVVVEGRVMTSGGSLPLDVTILLESAALCMAHAARNAFNRCVILGNGQRRDLPVNLVPPGRIATGFGPIIKLAGEIFSRVLSMSGPVSAQSLVVAAGLEDEAAFLPLVIERFERQMQALKRLAALEALLSAQAIDILGDEPKGVAGMLYDVVRKHAAFYTVDRPLSAEVEAIEEELGSDDFLAKLTEQVSIASFDDFFALGSPEPIEGRLASRAG is encoded by the coding sequence ATGCAGCACGAACGCCTTGGTATCGAACTTTCCGGACGACCGCTCGGTTTTGCCGAGATGGTAACGATTGGTGCCGGCAAGGCGAGGATTTCGGCTTCACCGACCGGCATGGCCCGCATCGCGATTGCCCGCGAGATCGTCGAGGACGCGATTGCCGCCGGCACGCCCGTTTACGGCTCGACCACGGGCGTCGGCGCCATGAAGGATGTGGAGTGGTCGGCCGATGAACTCGACACTTTTAACCTCGGCCTGGTGCGTGCCCATCACTTCGGCACCGGCACGCCGTTTTCCTGCAATGTCGTGCGCAATGCCATGGCGATCCGCATCAACACGGCGCTGACCGGCCAGGTCGGCTGCACGCCGGAACTGATCGAGGCCTATATCACGATGCTCGAGGCTGATCTCATTCCTGTGGTGCGCCGCACCGGCTCGATCGGCTGCGCTGATATTGGCCTGATGGGGCAGATCGGCGCGGTGCTGACCGGCGTCGGTGAAGCGGTCTACCGCGGCAGCCGGATGCAGGCGGCCGACGCTTTCCGGGCGGCGGGTCTGCAGCCGGTGCGGATGGCGCCGCGCGACAGTCTCGCCTCGCTCAGCATCAATGCGGTGAGTTTTGCGGCAGCGGCGGAAACGACGCGAAATGCCGCGGCCTCGATCCGCATCCTGCTTTCGACCGGGATGATGGCATCAGGTGCGCTCGGCGCCTCCCGCGATCCCTGGAAGGCGGTCCGCCATGTCGGCACGGCGCGTGAGGCGCTGATCGGCGCCTGGCTCTGCAACGCCTCGGACGAATGGGACTGGCCGGTTGCAACGCATGTGCAAGATCCGCTCAGCCTGCGCATGATCGCCCAGGTGTTCGGCGCCGTCATCGAAAATCTGCTTTCGACCGGTCACAAGATTCTTGCCGCCACCGGACGCTCGGACGACAATCCGGTCGTCGTCGAGGGCCGGGTGATGACATCAGGCGGTTCGCTTCCGCTCGATGTGACGATCCTGCTCGAATCGGCCGCACTCTGCATGGCGCATGCGGCGCGCAACGCCTTCAACCGCTGCGTCATTCTCGGCAACGGTCAACGGCGCGACCTGCCGGTTAACCTCGTGCCGCCGGGACGGATTGCCACCGGCTTCGGGCCGATCATCAAGCTTGCCGGCGAAATCTTCTCGCGCGTCCTGTCGATGTCCGGTCCCGTTTCGGCGCAGTCGCTGGTCGTTGCGGCCGGCCTGGAGGACGAGGCCGCCTTCCTGCCGCTGGTCATCGAGCGCTTCGAGCGGCAGATGCAGGCGCTGAAGCGCCTCGCGGCACTCGAGGCACTGCTATCTGCGCAGGCGATCGACATACTCGGCGATGAACCGAAGGGCGTAGCCGGCATGCTCTACGACGTCGTGCGCAAACATGCGGCCTTTTATACCGTCGACCGGCCGCTTTCGGCTGAGGTGGAGGCGATCGAGGAAGAGCTCGGATCGGACGACTTTCTCGCGAAGCTGACCGAGCAGGTTTCGATCGCCTCCTTCGACGATTTCTTCGCACTCGGTTCGCCGGAGCCCATCGAAGGGCGCTTGGCCAGCCGAGCAGGGTGA